The following are encoded in a window of Cydia splendana chromosome 6, ilCydSple1.2, whole genome shotgun sequence genomic DNA:
- the LOC134791817 gene encoding zinc finger protein 746-like, translating into MNFAPFTGHIPTAAAIPTIQHFAAKFGYEGTSTVQERYQGNVQFVTPAVDVKFRQAEMVVPAVDVKFRQAEMVVVSSAPAGAVTLAGIAPIHTVNSGVKYQAISSSTVNLGNVSYGQTYVQEPKDKREYREEDIMATMLQQQETITVSGTPLQQGSQQLLVVLHEPRTIKQEARQPVPAEFISIGDMSDATWQSIGGGVADYLSALPLPLHHLLKYSDKREEPVLVQVPSAPVAQQIPSPTVNTVVVQTAPATPPPPKKKKKKKAAKEKKPRPKPGEIRLTTALDGSTLYCCPECHMAYPERGLLEQHLVGHTMERRFICDICNAALKRKDHLTRHKQSHNPERPHVCSVCLKAFKRREQLTLHFVIHSGEKRHVCNECGKGFYRKDHLRKHTRSHIARRVKAELSLRASSPPSPPLAAARPAPTPTPS; encoded by the exons ATGAATTTCGCGCCGTTCACCGGGCACATCCCGACGGCGGCGGCCATCCCCACCATCCAGCACTTCGCCGCCAAGTTCGGGTACGAGGGCACCAGCACCGTGCAGGAGAGATACCAG GGAAATGTCCAGTTCGTGACGCCGGCAGTCGACGTCAAGTTCCGACAGGCGGAGATGGTGGTCCCGGCGGTGGACGTGAAGTTCCGACAGGCAGAGATGGTGGTGGTGAGCAGCGCGCCTGCTGGCGCCGTCACCCTGGCGGGGATAGCGCCCATACACACCG TGAACAGCGGAGTGAAGTACCAAGCGATATCATCTTCCACCGTGAACTTAGGCAACGTGTCGTACGGACAGACGTACGTGCAGGAGCCGAAGGATAAACGAGAGTATCGCGAGGAAGACATCATGGCTACTATGCTGCAGCAACAGGAGACCATCACAG TGAGTGGGACACCGCTGCAGCAGGGCTCGCAGCAGCTGCTGGTTGTGCTGCACGAGCCGCGCACCATCAAGCAGGAGGCGCGCCAGCCCGTGCCCGCAGAGTTCATCA GTATCGGCGACATGTCGGACGCGACGTGGCAgtcgatcggcggcggcgtcgccGACTATTTATCGGCGTTGCCGCTACCGCTGCACCACTTACTCAAGTACTCGGACAAGCGCGAGGAGCCAGTGCTGGTGCAAGTGCCTAGCGCGCCGGTAGCACAGCAG atcccaagtcccacagtaaacACGGTGGTGGTACAGACGGCGCCGgcgacgccgccgccgcccaagaagaagaaaaagaagaaagCCGCTAAGGAGAAGAAACCCCGGCCTAAACCCGGAGAGATTCGCCTCACCACCGCGCTGG ATGGCAGCACTCTATACTGCTGCCCAGAGTGCCACATGGCGTACCCGGAGCGAGGCCTGCTGGAGCAACACCTCGTCGGACACACCATGGAGAGGAG GTTTATTTGCGACATCTGCAACGCAGCCCTAAAGCGTAAGGACCACTTGACGCGCCACAAGCAGAGCCACAACCCGGAGCGGCCGCACGTCTGCTCCGTCTGCCTCAAAGCGTTCAAGCGGCGCGAGCAACTCACGCTGCACTTCGTCATACACTCGGGCGAGAAGAGACACGTGTGCAACGAGTGCGGCAAGG GTTTCTACCGCAAGGACCACCTGCGCAAGCACACGCGGTCGCACATCGCGCGGCGCGTGAAGGCGGAGCTGTCGCTGCGCGCCTCCTCGCCCCCCTCCCCGCCGCTCGCCGCCGCCCGCCCCGCGCCCACCCCCACTCCCTCCTGA